One stretch of Eggerthella lenta DSM 2243 DNA includes these proteins:
- a CDS encoding DUF4230 domain-containing protein, whose product MKKIVMVIVAVALIAAGVFGTLAVQRTFEPSISLSSTSIQEQLSDCSELATAKLDYRGLVRYENGDIDFITKKAFTMVYDAEVRAGVDLAQARVEVSGNAITVSLPAPQLLGIEIDPNSLEFYDSSFALFNWENKQDTAEALKVAQQDAEGKVNQANMLEQAKAQAHTLVENLLKPFTVGDNAYTVTVVDQ is encoded by the coding sequence ATGAAGAAGATAGTCATGGTTATCGTCGCCGTCGCGCTGATCGCGGCCGGTGTGTTCGGAACGCTCGCCGTGCAGCGCACGTTCGAGCCCAGCATCTCGCTGTCGTCCACGTCCATCCAGGAGCAGCTGTCCGATTGCAGCGAGCTTGCCACGGCCAAGCTGGACTACCGCGGCCTCGTGCGCTACGAGAACGGCGACATCGACTTCATCACGAAGAAGGCCTTCACCATGGTCTACGATGCCGAGGTGCGCGCAGGCGTGGATCTGGCGCAGGCCCGCGTCGAGGTCAGCGGCAACGCCATCACGGTGAGCCTGCCGGCGCCGCAGCTTCTGGGCATCGAGATCGACCCGAACTCCCTCGAGTTCTACGATTCATCGTTCGCGCTGTTCAACTGGGAGAACAAGCAAGACACGGCCGAGGCGCTGAAGGTGGCGCAGCAAGATGCCGAGGGCAAGGTGAACCAGGCCAACATGCTGGAGCAAGCCAAGGCTCAGGCGCATACGCTGGTCGAGAACCTGTTGAAGCCCTTCACCGTCGGCGACAACGCCTATACGGTGACGGTGGTCGACCAATAG
- a CDS encoding NYN domain-containing protein encodes MDIKQSSEKRFALLIDADNVSAKYIKPITDELSKYGTVTYKRIYGDWTLTLHAKWKDALLENSITPIQQFGYTQGKNATDSAMIIDAMDILYTRSVEGFCIVSSDSDFTRLASRIRESGLTVIGMGEKKTPTPFRKACDIFTTLELLLGDTGGKSGGRNRNRHDQGSSSNGQGAGTTTMSKDEIEQAVVNIITDNQNNGKSTGLGEVGSRLLKRYPDFDVRSYGTNLLSKLLDEFASVQIIKDGSSVAVVLAEGANAPKDASPEAEQAPETKQADDVKDAPVAESEGSTDAQGAAEAKPVEKKPASRRQPRRRKDQVAAQQGSEATEEKPVQEPELSAEPAGEQHDRLAEPVVEAEPAEQPPSDNRPGRAARMRAAASRSRGSEGRKQAGKKQTEKGERSDGEVPAQAAAPTEEQKPAAKPKRKPARAKAPKAEQPVAEATATQEEPVGEAPKRESEAPAKRAPKRPAKATAKAVAEGAAAPSDPEAFIRQTVAAAEPEGIALSVLGKRVRGKFRTFKLRDLGYAQFRPYLDDLDGIKVEQRDGQSYARLDR; translated from the coding sequence GTGGATATCAAGCAATCGTCTGAAAAGCGGTTCGCACTTTTGATCGATGCCGACAACGTGTCGGCGAAATATATAAAGCCCATCACCGACGAGCTGTCGAAGTACGGCACCGTCACCTACAAGCGCATCTACGGCGACTGGACGCTCACGCTCCATGCCAAGTGGAAAGACGCGCTGCTGGAGAACTCCATCACGCCCATCCAGCAGTTCGGCTACACTCAAGGCAAGAATGCCACCGACTCGGCCATGATCATCGACGCCATGGACATCCTGTACACGCGCTCGGTGGAGGGCTTCTGCATCGTGTCGAGCGACAGCGATTTCACGCGTCTGGCCAGCCGTATCCGCGAAAGCGGCCTCACGGTCATCGGCATGGGCGAGAAGAAGACGCCCACGCCGTTCAGAAAGGCATGCGACATTTTCACCACGCTGGAGCTTCTGCTGGGCGACACGGGCGGCAAGTCGGGCGGACGCAACAGGAACCGTCACGACCAGGGCTCGTCGTCGAACGGCCAGGGCGCTGGAACCACCACCATGAGCAAGGACGAGATCGAGCAGGCCGTGGTGAACATCATCACGGACAACCAGAACAACGGCAAGTCGACGGGGCTCGGAGAGGTGGGCAGCCGTCTGCTGAAGCGCTACCCCGACTTCGACGTGCGCAGCTACGGCACGAACCTGCTGTCGAAGCTGCTCGACGAGTTCGCCAGCGTGCAGATCATCAAGGACGGCAGCTCGGTGGCCGTGGTGCTGGCTGAGGGTGCGAACGCTCCGAAGGACGCTTCCCCGGAGGCAGAGCAGGCACCCGAGACCAAGCAGGCCGACGACGTGAAAGACGCGCCGGTTGCAGAATCTGAAGGATCGACGGACGCACAGGGCGCCGCTGAGGCGAAGCCGGTCGAGAAGAAGCCCGCGTCGCGCCGTCAGCCGCGTCGTCGCAAGGATCAGGTCGCGGCGCAGCAGGGATCCGAGGCTACCGAGGAGAAGCCGGTTCAGGAACCGGAACTCTCAGCGGAGCCCGCAGGCGAGCAGCATGATCGTCTGGCCGAACCTGTCGTCGAAGCCGAGCCTGCCGAGCAGCCTCCCTCGGACAACCGTCCCGGACGTGCCGCCCGCATGCGCGCGGCTGCTTCTCGCTCGAGAGGCTCGGAAGGGCGCAAGCAGGCGGGGAAGAAGCAGACCGAGAAGGGTGAGCGCTCGGACGGCGAGGTGCCTGCCCAGGCCGCCGCGCCAACCGAGGAGCAGAAGCCCGCTGCGAAGCCGAAGCGCAAGCCCGCGAGGGCGAAGGCCCCCAAGGCCGAGCAGCCGGTCGCCGAGGCTACGGCGACGCAGGAGGAGCCCGTCGGGGAAGCGCCGAAGCGGGAGTCCGAAGCGCCCGCGAAGCGCGCACCGAAGCGTCCAGCCAAAGCGACTGCGAAGGCTGTCGCCGAAGGCGCCGCTGCCCCGTCCGACCCCGAGGCGTTCATCCGCCAGACCGTGGCCGCCGCCGAGCCGGAGGGGATCGCGCTGTCCGTGCTGGGCAAGCGCGTGCGCGGCAAGTTCCGCACGTTCAAGCTGCGCGATCTGGGCTACGCGCAGTTCAGGCCCTATCTCGACGACCTGGACGGCATCAAGGTGGAGCAGCGCGACGGCCAATCCTACGCCCGCCTCGACCGATAA
- a CDS encoding RNA polymerase sigma factor: MDVGCEALGAGTSRSDRPLAAANGRKPHAGQPSGTVHVLDAVALESAMERWGDTVLRLATSRMGSVADAEDVFQTVFMRLLQSRERFTDDEHLKAWLLRVTINCCNDVHRSPWSKRRAELDDATLSTLRASELDEPGREAPDDAFGNRNLEPGDLAAALARLTPQQRTAVHLFYFEGYATDEIAQITGERSGTVRSHLHRARKALKINLGAHS; the protein is encoded by the coding sequence ATGGATGTAGGTTGCGAGGCTCTGGGAGCCGGAACGTCCCGGAGCGACCGTCCGCTTGCTGCAGCGAACGGACGAAAACCGCACGCTGGCCAGCCGAGCGGAACCGTGCACGTCCTCGACGCCGTGGCGCTCGAAAGCGCCATGGAGCGCTGGGGCGACACCGTGCTTCGCTTGGCTACCAGCCGCATGGGCAGCGTCGCCGACGCTGAGGACGTGTTTCAAACCGTGTTCATGCGCCTGCTGCAATCGAGAGAGCGGTTCACCGACGACGAGCATCTGAAGGCGTGGCTTCTGCGCGTGACGATCAACTGCTGCAACGACGTGCACCGCAGCCCCTGGAGCAAGCGCCGCGCCGAGCTTGACGATGCCACGCTGTCCACGTTGCGCGCCTCCGAGCTGGACGAGCCGGGACGCGAAGCGCCCGACGACGCTTTCGGCAACCGCAACCTCGAGCCCGGCGACTTGGCCGCGGCTCTCGCCCGCCTCACGCCCCAGCAGCGCACCGCCGTGCACCTGTTCTACTTCGAAGGATATGCAACCGACGAGATAGCGCAGATCACCGGCGAGCGCTCAGGCACCGTCCGATCCCACCTCCACCGCGCGCGCAAGGCCCTCAAGATCAATCTAGGAGCGCACTCATGA